A genome region from Hevea brasiliensis isolate MT/VB/25A 57/8 chromosome 9, ASM3005281v1, whole genome shotgun sequence includes the following:
- the LOC110655485 gene encoding lipid transfer protein EARLI 1 — translation MASKSKASLALFFALNLLFFSLVSACGGGCPSPKPKPNPSPRPTPTPSPSNGKCPRDALKLGICANLLGSLLNLTIGKPPVEPCCSLIQGLLDLEAAVCLCTAIKANILGINLNIPLSLSLLLNVCSKKVPSDFQCA, via the coding sequence ATGGCTTCTAAAAGCAAAGCATCACTTGCTCTCTTTTTCGCCCTCAACCTTCTCTTCTTTTCCCTAGTCTCTGCATGTGGTGGGGGCTGCCCATCTCCTAAGCCAAAACCAAACCCATCACCAAGGCCAACACCAACTCCATCACCTTCCAACGGAAAATGCCCTAGGGATGCACTTAAACTAGGCATATGTGCCAATTTGCTGGGTTCATTGCTGAATCTCACCATTGGCAAACCTCCAGTAGAACCTTGCTGCTCTCTCATCCAAGGCCTTCTCGATCTTGAGGCTGCTGTTTGCCTTTGCACAGCCATCAAAGCTAACATCTTGGGCATCAATCTTAACATTCCACTTTCTCTGAGCTTGCTTCTCAATGTCTGTAGCAAGAAGGTTCCATCTGATTTCCAGTGTGCCTAa
- the LOC110655430 gene encoding 14 kDa proline-rich protein DC2.15 has product MDTKSSSAAFFLFINLLLFALANGCNTCLQPKPIPNPKPNPTKKSCPRDALKLGVCAKLLNGTVGTVVGNPPDTPCCSVLQGLVDLEAAVCLCTAIKANILGININIPISLSLLINTCGKQLPSDFICA; this is encoded by the coding sequence atggacaCCAAGAGTTCATCAGCTGCATTCTTTCTCTTCATCAATCTTCTATTGTTTGCCCTAGCGAACGGGTGCAACACTTGTCTTCAGCCCAAGCCTATCCCAAACCCTAAACCAAATCCCACTAAAAAAAGCTGCCCAAGAGATGCCCTAAAGCTGGGCGTATGTGCTAAGTTGCTAAATGGTACTGTTGGTACAGTAGTTGGAAACCCCCCAGACACCCCTTGTTGCTCTGTACTTCAAGGGCTTGTTGATCTTGAAGCAGCAGTGTGCCTTTGCACTGCAATCAAAGCTAACATTCTTGGCATTAACATTAACATCCCAATCTCCCTGAGCTTGCTTATCAACACTTGTGGGAAGCAACTCCCCTCTGACTTCATTTGTGCCTAA